A single Bufo bufo chromosome 6, aBufBuf1.1, whole genome shotgun sequence DNA region contains:
- the LOC121004486 gene encoding gastrula zinc finger protein XlCGF26.1-like isoform X2, with translation MDDEQSIEDIPTDNRPDDCTRSSEEYLIPSDFKPDDHGITEDSYEQYVIISDIPSDLYNKDPSSDPFHQVRSSDSSQTVKQNKRYKSGEHQRPHTGEKPFSCSYCGKCFNHKSAVVMHERIHTGEKPFSCLECGKRFYQKSDLTQHERIHTGEKPYSCSECGKRFNHKSDLVKHKRIHTGEKPFSCSECGKRFNHKADLVKHERIHTGEKPFLCSKCGKCFIDKSYLTIHQRIHTGEKPFSCAECGKRFSHKSVLSKHQRIHTGEKPFSCSECGKYYRFEASLIAHQRTHTGEKPFSCSECGKCFTHRTSLVAHQRIHTGAKPFLCSECGKCFNQKSNLVNHERIHRGEKPLSCPECGKCFNQKSTLVAHQRIHTGERPFSCSECGKRFNQKSKLVDHERNHRGEKPFSCSECGKCFNRKSDLVRHQRIHTGVKPFSCPECGKCFSQKSTLVDHQKIHRGAGPF, from the coding sequence atgactgtaccCGGAGCTCGGAGGAATATCTGATAccttcagattttaaaccagatGATCATGGTATCACAGAAGATTCATATGAACAGTATGTCATTATCTCAGATATACCTTCAGACCTTTACAACAAAGATCCGTCATCTGATCCTTTTCACCAGGTccgatcttctgattcatcacagactgttAAGCAAAATAAACGTTACAAGAGTGGTGAACATCAGAGACcccacacaggggaaaagccattttcatgttcatattgtgggaaatgctttaaccATAAATCAGCTGTTGTTatgcatgagagaattcacacaggggagaagccattttcatgtttggAATGTGGAAAACGTTTTTACCAAAAATCTGATCTTACgcaacatgagagaattcacacaggggagaaaccatattcttgttcagaatgtggaaaacgtTTTAATCATAAATCCGATCTTGTTAAACATAAGAGAatacacacaggagagaagccattttcatgctcagaatgtggaaagCGTTTTAACCATAAagcagatcttgttaaacatgagagaattcacacaggggagaagccatttttatgttcaaaatgtgggaaatgttttatagatAAATCATACCTTaccatacatcagagaattcacactggggagaagccattttcgtgTGCAGAATGTGGAAAACGGTTTAGCCATAAATCGGTTCTTtctaaacatcagagaattcacacaggggagaagccattttcatgttcagaatgtgggaaatattatAGATTTGAAGCAAGTCTTATCgcgcatcagagaactcacacaggggagaagccattttcctgttcagaatgtgggaaatgtttcacccACAGAACAAGTCTTgttgcacatcagagaattcacacaggggcgaaaccatttttgtgttcagaatgtgggaaatgttttaaccaaaagTCAAATCTTGTTAATCACGAAAGAATTCATAGAGGGGAGAAGCCATtatcatgtccagaatgtgggaaatgctttaaccAGAAATCAACCCTCGTGgcccatcagagaattcacacaggggaaaggccattttcatgttcagaatgtgggaagcgtTTTAACCAAAAGTCAAAACTTGTTGATCATGAAAGGAATCAtagaggggagaagccattttcatgttcagaatgtggcaagtgCTTTAACCGTAAATcggatcttgttagacatcagagaattcacacaggggtgaaaccattttcatgcccggaatgtgggaaatgtttttctcAAAAATCAACTCTTGTTGACCATCAAAAAATTCATAGAGGAGCGGGGCCATTTTGA